One Methylohalobius crimeensis 10Ki DNA segment encodes these proteins:
- the murD gene encoding UDP-N-acetylmuramoyl-L-alanine--D-glutamate ligase, translating into MAEVTDTIGSSGIQPNGACGHGQSSLSTLGPDPRVAVVGLGVTGVSALNFLHRRGIECVALDTRENPPGLAAASALSGVPVFTGGLRADCLTWATHLLVSPGIGLEQAEIRAALEHGAALISDIDLFADQVRAPVIGVTGSNGKSTVVTLVAEMAQEAGLKVRAGGNLGTPVLDLLDEACQLYVLELSSFQLERSRRLRPEAGAVLNVSPDHLDRHSNQEAYASAKGRLLRWSRRQVVNGDDPVVTRLAGSALRDRQLRFSLSDPTADYGLLRYRGREWLVAYGKPLIPAAEMRLSGRHNWANALAALALAETAGISPEAAISVLRRFSGLPHRMQTVGEIDGVAWINDSKATNVGAAEAAIAGSGAPLIWLAGGDGKGADFASLVPAVAAKVKTAVLYGRDRNRLAEALAGATEIRVVEDLSGAMTVAGRIARPGDTVLLAPACASLDQFENYQARGECFMQWVQRLVGRAEGGSASIANEAVPPSPRPEISLAGADLGEGESKWR; encoded by the coding sequence ATGGCAGAGGTCACAGATACGATAGGCAGCAGTGGCATTCAACCCAACGGGGCTTGCGGCCATGGGCAATCGTCTTTGTCGACGTTAGGTCCCGATCCCCGAGTGGCGGTGGTGGGATTGGGCGTGACCGGCGTGTCGGCGCTCAACTTTCTGCATCGCCGCGGGATCGAATGCGTGGCCCTGGATACCCGGGAGAATCCTCCCGGCTTGGCCGCCGCCAGTGCCTTGAGCGGGGTGCCGGTGTTTACCGGCGGTTTGCGTGCCGATTGCTTGACTTGGGCGACCCATCTGCTGGTGAGCCCCGGGATCGGTTTGGAGCAGGCGGAGATCCGCGCAGCTCTGGAGCACGGAGCCGCCTTGATCAGCGACATCGATCTTTTTGCCGATCAAGTTCGGGCACCGGTGATCGGGGTGACCGGTTCCAACGGCAAGAGCACGGTCGTGACCCTGGTGGCGGAGATGGCTCAAGAGGCGGGCTTGAAAGTGCGCGCCGGCGGCAATTTGGGCACCCCGGTTCTGGATTTATTGGATGAGGCTTGCCAACTCTACGTCCTTGAGCTGTCCAGCTTCCAGTTGGAGCGAAGCCGGCGATTGCGTCCGGAGGCTGGCGCGGTGCTGAATGTCAGCCCCGATCACTTGGATCGTCACTCGAATCAGGAAGCCTATGCCTCGGCCAAGGGACGTCTGTTGCGATGGAGCCGGCGGCAAGTGGTAAACGGGGACGACCCGGTTGTGACGAGGTTGGCAGGAAGTGCGCTTCGCGATCGCCAACTGCGGTTTAGTCTGAGCGATCCCACGGCCGATTACGGCTTGCTTCGCTATCGCGGTCGCGAATGGTTGGTTGCCTATGGGAAACCGCTCATACCGGCGGCGGAGATGCGGCTGAGCGGCCGCCACAATTGGGCCAATGCCTTGGCGGCTCTGGCGTTGGCGGAGACGGCGGGGATTTCGCCGGAGGCCGCGATCTCGGTGCTGCGACGATTCAGCGGCTTGCCCCATCGGATGCAAACGGTGGGGGAAATCGACGGGGTGGCATGGATCAACGATTCCAAGGCCACCAATGTGGGGGCCGCCGAGGCGGCCATTGCGGGTTCGGGTGCGCCCTTGATTTGGTTGGCCGGCGGGGACGGCAAGGGCGCCGATTTTGCTTCGCTCGTCCCGGCCGTCGCCGCCAAGGTCAAAACGGCGGTGCTGTACGGCCGCGACCGTAACCGGCTGGCCGAGGCCCTGGCCGGGGCGACGGAAATACGCGTGGTGGAGGACTTGTCTGGCGCGATGACGGTCGCCGGACGGATCGCCCGTCCGGGAGATACCGTGTTGCTGGCGCCGGCTTGCGCCAGCCTCGATCAATTCGAAAATTATCAGGCCCGGGGAGAATGTTTCATGCAATGGGTGCAGCGTCTCGTAGGGCGCGCCGAGGGAGGAAGCGCGTCGATCGCGAACGAGGCGGTTCCTCCGTCACCCCGTCCTGAAATATCCCTAGCCGGTGCCGATCTCGGGGAGGGTGAATCTAAATGGCGGTAA